One genomic segment of Centropristis striata isolate RG_2023a ecotype Rhode Island chromosome 13, C.striata_1.0, whole genome shotgun sequence includes these proteins:
- the elfn1a gene encoding protein ELFN1: protein MTLREAPMACSLGMVMSALFWSVAIVYLTHVGRVSGDCWLIEGEKGFVWLAICSQNQPPYEAIPQHINSTIVDLRLNENKIKSIHYSALSRFANLTYLNLTKNEISYIEDGAFSAQFNLQVLQMGFNKLRNLTEGILRGLGKLQYLYLQANLIETVTPNAFWECPNIENIDLSMNRIQQLDGSTFTSLTKLTTCELYTNPFNCSCELLGFVKWLSIFPNRTNERMVCDSPPGVSGYSLLSQNPNNPTYRNALHMLTTVCTDDYVTPFIPVPTEPTTPPPDSTLCGLEDCPSGTEPEDITISTTYNEVNEVNPEMKLKQVSNTGATITVQIPHPYKKMYILVLYNNSFFTDIQNLKDIKEDIELKSLKPHTNYTYCVASIRNSLRHNHTCLTITTGPWNGHNKGVNHATATHYIMTILGCLFSMVIFLGVVYYCLRRKRQQDEKHKKAGNLKKNIIELKYGQELEGATISRMSQKQLLAGESMARMPYLPSAAEMEQYKFQEISDTPKMMKGNYMEVRSVDHHERRECDMGMAGNSQGSVAEISTIAKEVDKVNQIINNCIDALKSESTSFQGKSGAVSTAEPQLVLISEHPQSKSGLLSPVYTDSYHHSLQRHRSSDASPKRPSTATGGPMRSPRPYRSDSKYIEKTSPTGETILTVTPAAAILRAEAEKIRQYSDHRHSYPDAQIEELEGPDSHKSMLEPLTHSRSRDLAYSQLSSQYHNLSYSSSPEYYCKPSHSIWERFKLHRKRHKDEEYMAAGHALRKKVQFAKDEDLHDILDYWKGVSSQQKS, encoded by the coding sequence ATGACCCTCAGAGAAGCACCAATGGCCTGCAGCTTAGGCATGGTGATGAGTGCCTTGTTTTGGTCTGTAGCCATTGTATATTTGACTCATGTTGGCCGCGTCAGTGGAGACTGCTGGTTAATTGAGGGTGAAAAGGGCTTTGTATGGCTTGCGATTTGTAGCCAAAACCAACCACCTTATGAGGCCATCCCACAGCATATCAACAGCACCATTGTGGACCTTCgtctgaatgaaaacaaaatcaaaagtatccATTATTCTGCCCTTAGTCGCTTTGCCAACTTGACCTACCTGAACCTGACTAAGAATGAAATCTCCTACATTGAGGATGGGGCCTTTTCGGCTCAGTTTAACCTACAGGTCCTTCAAATGGGCTTCAACAAGTTGCGGAACCTGACAGAGGGGATCCTCAGGGGTTTAGGAAAGCTGCAGTACCTCTACCTCCAGGCAAACCTGATTGAGACTGTGACACCCAATGCCTTTTGGGAATGCCCCAACATTGAGAACATTGACCTCTCCATGAACCGAATCCAGCAGTTAGACGGGTCCACGTTTACCAGTTTGACTAAACTGACCACCTGCGAGCTGTACACCAACCCTTTCAACTGCTCGTGTGAATTACTTGGTTTTGTCAAATGGCTCTCAATTTTCCCCAATCGGACGAATGAGAGGATGGTCTGCGACTCCCCACCTGGCGTCTCTGGTTATAGTTTATTGAGCCAGAATCCAAACAATCCAACGTACCGAAATGCTCTTCACATGCTCACCACCGTGTGTACTGATGACTACGTGACACCATTTATTCCTGTGCCCACCGAGCCCACTACACCGCCACCGGATTCGACACTATGCGGGCTGGAAGATTGTCCGTCAGGTACAGAACCAGAAGACATTACTATCAGTACAACCTATAATGAAGTGAATGAAGTAAACCCTGAGATGAAACTGAAGCAGGTATCGAATACAGGTGCCACCATCACAGTTCAGATTCCTCACCCCTACAAGAAGATGTACATCCTGGTTCTGTACAACAACAGTTTTTTCACAGATATTCAAAACCTGAAAGACATAAAGGAGGACATTGAATTAAAAAGCCTGAAACCCCACACCAACTACACATACTGTGTCGCTTCAATACGTAATTCTCTTCGACACAACCACACTTGTCTGACAATCACTACTGGCCCTTGGAATGGACATAACAAAGGTGTAAACCATGCAACTGCTACTCACTACATTATGACAATTCTGGGCTGCCTCTTTAGCATGGTCATTTTTCTGGGTGTGGTCTACTATTGCTTACGAAGAAAGCGTCAGCAAGATGAAAAGCACAAAAAAGCAGGtaacctgaaaaaaaatataatagaacTCAAATATGGACAAGAACTGGAGGGAGCGACTATTTCTCGGATGTCGCAGAAGCAGCTGTTGGCCGGAGAGAGCATGGCACGTATGCCGTACTTACCATCTGCAGCTGAAATGGAGCAGTACAAATTTCAAGAGATAAGTGATACTCCGAAAATGATGAAAGGGAATTACATGGAGGTGCGGAGCGTGGACCACCATGAACGCAGGGAGTGTGACATGGGAATGGCCGGGAATAGCCAGGGGTCGGTGGCAGAGATTTCCACCATTGCAAAAGAGGTGGataaagtaaatcagataatCAACAACTGTATAGATGCTCTGAAGTCAGAATCCACCTCTTTTCAAGGGAAATCTGGAGCAGTGTCCACTGCAGAGCCCCAGCTTGTACTAATATCAGAACACCCGCAGAGTAAATCTGGCCTTCTGTCCCCAGTGTATACGGACAGCTATCACCACTCTCTGCAGAGGCATCGGTCCTCTGATGCCTCACCAAAGAGGCCCAGCACTGCCACAGGTGGGCCCATGCGGAGCCCCAGGCCTTATCGCTCTGATTCCAAGTACATAGAGAAAACCTCCCCGACAGGAGAGACCATCCTCACTGTAACACCTGCCGCCGCCATCCTGAGGGCCGAGGCAGAGAAGATCCGTCAGTACAGCGACCACAGGCACTCTTACCCCGACGCTCAGATAGAGGAGCTGGAAGGACCCGATAGCCACAAGTCCATGCTGGAACCTCTCACTCACTCCCGCTCCAGAGACTTAGCATACTCCCAGCTGTCATCTCAGTATCACAATCTTAGCTACTCCTCCAGTCCCGAATACTACTGCAAACCTTCACACAGCATCTGGGAGCGATTCAAACTCCACCGGAAACGGCACAAAGATGAAGAGTACATGGCCGCCGGCCATGCACTGCGTAAGAAAGTCCAGTTTGCAAAGGATGAGGACCTGCATGATATTTTAGACTACTGGAAAGGTGTATCATCCCAACAAAAATCATAA